In Aspergillus oryzae RIB40 DNA, chromosome 6, one genomic interval encodes:
- a CDS encoding putative ribosomal assembly complex component Ipi3 (WD40 repeat protein), translating into MLSECFIAATLTSGKAPASASLRDVGICVHEFQPSPNLRSTFKKSSTPTNCLAVSPSHVYAAQAEKAIVHVYSREKGNQEAVIPFPERIRSLAIAGSKNGDVLVLGTEGGRLILWETCTGRQVATTASHLSPVTSLVVDPSDNFILSGSSDASIHVWPLVDILSFTKIPSGRDRQPPNCPIRTFSNHRAAITSLAVGHSSGRYNIAVSTAQDNTAIAWDYHTGRVLRTFLLPSSAVSLTLDPVDRAFYVGYEDGSIQSVDLYKAQSFQHPLHDPSLQSTPAQPSAEEKWSPPSADCGAAQSLSLSYDGMTLLSGHQNGKVLSWNVGRKKYATTVADYTHPVTNLHMLPLAGLPNPGQDLKRVAHTIVKPRYDSSLSESSQAAGAVPADYTFSTHLLNSTSSKPAAARNLDGSDRTNQFTEAFTSAVFPNSMIEEGLAELAAFNQPGGSTAQGSPMMTQATNYEDLAAKDSQIASLESELAALKKKTTANEAARQLTTDEVTKLRSDLANLNDYVNGLHQKQDQAQREKVLRQARKEERETRKREAWFKAEKKGKKGDAVVRRMEAEEAMQTSDSDDQSSDE; encoded by the exons ATGCTATCGGAGTGCTTTATTGCGGCTACCCTGACGTCAGGCAAGGCCCCGGCGTCAGCGAGTCTCCGCGATGTAGGGATCTGCGTTCATGAGTTTCAACCATCACCCAACCTACGCTCCACCTTCAAGAAGAGCTCAACTCCGACCAATTGCCTGGCGGTGAGCCCGTCGCATGTGTACGCAGCTCAGGCGGAGAAAGCCATTGTCCATGTGTACAGCAGAGAGAAAGGGAATCAAGAGGCGGTTATCCCCTTCCCGGAGCGCATTCGCAGCCTTGCGATTGCGGGGAGCAAGAATGGCGACGTCTTGGTCTTGGGTACCGAAGGGGGCCGTCTGATCTTATGGGAA ACTTGCACTGGACGTCAAGTCGCGACAACAGCATCCCATTTGAGCCCAGTAACCTCCCTGGTCGTTGACCCCAGTGACAATTTCATTCTATCCGGCTCGTCTGATGCCAGTATTCATGTCTGGCCTTTAGTCGACATCCTCTCTTTCACAAAGATCCCCTCCGGTCGGGATCGGCAACCACCAAACTGCCCTATCCGTACATTCTCGAACCACCGCGCTGCTATCACATCACTTGCCGTGGGGCATAGCTCCGGTAGATACAATATTGCCGTTTCGACAGCGCAAGATAACACAGCTATCGCCTGGGACTATCACACCGGACGCGTCCTGCGGACATTCCTCTTGCCTTCTAGCGCAGTCTCCCTGACCCTTGATCCAGTTGACCGTGCATTCTACGTCGGCTATGAAGATGGTAGCATCCAATCAGTGGACTTATACAAAGCCCAATCTTTTCAACATCCTCTCCACGACCCATCGTTACAGTCCACCCCCGCCCAACCCTCTGCGGAGGAGAAATGGTCTCCTCCGTCCGCCGACTGCGGCGCAGCGCAGTCCCTCTCACTCTCTTACGATGGAATGACCCTGCTATCTGGTCACCAGAACGGAAAGGTCCTGTCATGGAACGtcggaagaaagaaatacgCCACGACCGTAGCAGACTACACACATCCCGTGACGAACCTTCATATGCTCCCATTGGCTGGTCTTCCCAACCCCGGCCAGGATCTGAAAAGGGTAGCACACACAATCGTCAAGCCCCGATACGACAGTAGCCTGTCGGAATCATCTCAAGCTGCAGGCGCCGTACCTGCCGATTACACATTCAGCACCCACCTCCTCaactcaacatcatccaagCCCGCCGCAGCAAGGAACCTTGATGGCTCCGATCGAACAAACCAGTTCACAGAAGCTTTCACTAGTGCCGTCTTCCCCAACTCAATGATCGAAGAAGGTCTCGCCGAGCTAGCTGCCTTCAACCAACCGGGAGGCAGCACTGCTCAAGGCTCGCCCATGATGACACAAGCCACGAATTACGAGGACCTCGCAGCAAAGGACTCACAGATAGCATCCCTAGAAAGCGAGCTTGCAGCcctcaaaaagaaaacaacagcCAATGAGGCCGCCCGTCAACTCACCACAGACGAGGTAACAAAGCTCCGCTCCGACCTCGCCAATCTAAACGACTACGTCAACGGACTCCACCAGAAGCAAGACCAAGcacagagagaaaaggtcCTCCGGCAAGCCCGGAAAGAGGAACGCGAGACCCGCAAACGGGAAGCTTGGTTtaaggctgagaagaagggaaagaaaggcgatGCCGTCGTTCGAAGGATGGAAGCCGAGGAAGCTATGCAGACTAGTGACTCGGACGATCAGAGTAGTGATGAGTGA
- a CDS encoding proteasome regulatory particle lid subunit RPN5 (26S proteasome regulatory complex, subunit RPN5/PSMD12) produces MADGVLKAEKDFSKDADKLIPEAEQIAKTDAQRAIDSLLGLEKQARQASDLPTTSRLLVTIVTLSKNSGDWNLLNDQVLLLSKKHGQLKQAITKMVQVVMGFLDETPNLDVKLSVIQTLRTVTEGKIFVEVERARVTRILSNIKKSQGDLNAAADILCELQVETFGSMTRREKTEFILEQVALCIERGDWTQATILSRKINKRYFNRKPKKSPEEIAKLKKEAEEREKTRGPDEPPMEVDDDVTDLKLRYYEQQIILSNHDYKYLEVCKHYREVLDTESVENNPEQLRAVLARIIYYIILSPYDNEQSDLLHRIQSDSRISMVPVENRLLKFFTIHELMRWPAIGQQFGPHLCNTDVFSPKPSQSADDQPFKRWQDLRKRVIEHNVRVVAKYYTRIQMGRLTQLLDLTEEETEKYISELVTSKTIYAKIDRPARLINFAKPRDADDVLNEWSSDMKSLLGLLERIDHLITKEEMMARILPTREKGKAR; encoded by the exons atggctgacgGAGTATTGAAGGCGGAGAAGGACTTCTCCAAGGATGCTGACAAGCTGATTCCCGAGGCCGAGCAGATCGCCAAG ACCGATGCCCAACGCGCGATTGACAGTCTGCTCGGACTGGAGAAACAAGCGAGACAG GCCTCTGACCTCCCAACTACATCCCGCCTTCTCGTCACGATTGTAACCCTTAGCAAAAACTCCGGAGACTGGAACCTTCTCAACGACCAagtcctccttctctccaagaagcatGGCCAGCTTAAACAAGCCATTACAAAGATGGTGCAGGTGGTGATGGGATTCCTGGATGAGACACCCAACTTGGATGTGAAGTTGTCTGTCATCCAGACCCTCCGGACTGTGACTGAGGGAAAG ATCTTTGTCGAAGTCGAAAGAGCCCGCGTCACCCGCATCCTGTCGAACATCAAGAAATCTCAAGGCGATCTCAATGCCGCCGCTGATATTCTCTGCGAACTGCAAGTTGAGACATTCGGATCCATGACTAGAAGAGAGAAGACCGAATTTATTCTGGAACAAGTGGCCCTTTGCATAGAGCGTGGCGACTGGACACAAGCAACAATCTTGAGCCGCAAGATCAATAAGCGTTACTTCAATCGtaagccgaagaagagcccCGAGGAGATCGCGAAGCTCAAgaaggaggccgaggaaagggagaagacCCGTGGTCCGGATGAGCCCCCGATGGAAGTTGACGACGACGTAACGGATCTGAAGCTCCGCTACTATGAACAACAGATCATCCTTTCGAACCATGATTACAAGTATCTGGAGGTGTGTAAACATTATCGGGAAGTGCTGGATACAGAGTCGGTAGAAAACAACCCAGAACAGCTGCGAGCA GTTCTTGCCCGGATTATCTACTACATCATCCTGTCCCCGTATGACAACGAACAGTCAGATCTGTTGCACCGCATCCAATCGGACTCTCGAATCTCAATGGTTCCCGTGGAAAACCGGCTTCTGAAGTTTTTCACCATTCACGAACTGATGCGCTGGCCGGCCATTGGACAGCAATTCGGCCCCCATTTGTGCAATACCGATGTATTCAGCCCCAAGCCCAGCCAGTCCGCAGACGACCAACCATTCAAGCGGTGGCAAGATCTTCGGAAGCGGGTTATTGAACACAATGTTCGTGTTGTGGCCAAATATTACACGCGGATCCAGATGGGCCGATTGACTCAGCTTTTGGACTTAactgaggaggagacggagaAGTACATCAGTGAATTGGTCACATCGAAGACAATCTATGCGAAGATCGACCGTCCCGCGCGGCTGATCAACTTCGCCAAGCCGCGcgatgctgatgatgtgTTGAACGAATGGAGTAGCGACATGAAGAGCCTCCTGGGGCTCTTGGAGCGCATCGACCACTTGATcaccaaggaagagatgatggcCCGTATCCTCCCCACCCGGGAGAAGGGTAAGGCCCGTTAA
- a CDS encoding uncharacterized protein (uncharacterized conserved protein), which yields MSPPKNDAEWAALISTIKDSLPEAFPEYKTPLPSEVNRTIDHTQLALTATEQQIDQLCAEALQYQFATVCVRLNHVRRAVQELKGSSDVKVACVVGFHEGMYETSEKEQEARDAVEQGAAELDMVLKYPLLKEGKYTDVYTDILGVRKAAPSPIKLKVILETSQLSREEIIAGSVIADVAGADFIKTSTGFNGPGANIDNVALMRATAGLVGNGCKVKASGGVRSAEDCIRMLKTGAERIGTSSGVKIMQELKGEAVGEQGAQQAVPDPAVETDVIKNHPYRLPSYSVPKPPLSPRLRPKMRRPNVPKKRKTSHDHGQLDNGGHSNYVFTSKPTAVFTPTGGRSHTLTVAIPGSIVANAHSVEQKTLLAGIIARALAVFCVDEVVVFDDDENSPRDTYHGQGNYHEFPIDKTSGALNGNDSSAKRYTAYSDPSNFLAHILSYLETPPYLRKHLFPMHPNLRGAGLLPSLDMPHHLRANEWCEYREGIVVSSSDGGGQRRHSTQMSNYHNNRRHSPSSPTNFSATVIDTGLPKKVVLPDIQLPEYARVTVRFPDYGREHYAQPVHPSTPRSEAGYYWGYYVRRCRSLSSVFTECPFDGGYDLSFGTSERGAPVYSVLEEDRQEHDNYDRRKIPPDYKHLLIVFGGVAGIEAVVHNDPQLCDMDIRATEAGKLFDYWVNLLPGQGSRTIRTEEAVWLGLTSLWGLVEGTHRPRPSYKSSNF from the exons ATGTCTCCCCCAAAGAACGACGCAGAGTGGGCTGCTCTGATTTCTACTATTAAAGACTCACTCCCCGAGGCTTTCCCTGAATACAAGACACCATTACCATCCGAAGTTAATCGTACGATTGATCACACTCAGTTGGCGTTGACTGCGACGGAACAACAGATCGACCAGCTGTGCGCCGAAGCCCTTCAATACCAGTTTGCGACTGTCTGCGTCCGCCTAAACCATGTCCGTCGCGCGGTACAGGAACTTAAAGGAAGCTCTGATGTGAAGGTGGCTTGCGTTGTGGGATTTCATGAGGGCATGTATGAGACCTCAGAGAAAGAGCAGGAAGCCCGGGATGCAGTTGAACAGGGAGCCGCCGAGCTGGATATGGTTCTCAAGTATCCTCTCTTGAAGGAAGGAAAGTATACGGATGTCTACACAGATATACTAGGTGTGCGGAAGGCAGCACCGTCGCCGATTAAATTGAAGGTCATCCTGGAGACTTCGCAGCTCTCACGGGAGGAGATTATTGCGGGGTCGGTCATTGCGGATGTGGCTGGGGCTGATTTTATCAAGACCAGCACAGGATTCAATGGGCCCGGTGCCAACATTGACAACGTGGCCCTCATGCGAGCCACTGCGGGTTTGGTAGGCAATGGATGCAAGGTTAAGGCTAGCGGAGGAGTGCGCTCAGCGGAGGATTGTATTCGCATGCTGAAAACAGGAGCCGAACGGATTGGCACTAGTTCCGGAGTGAAGATCATGCAGGAATTGAAAGGAGAGGCAGTTGGTGAACAGGGAGCGCAGCAGG CGGTACCTGACCCT GCGGTGGAGACCGACGTCATCAAGAACCATCCTTATCG GCTCCCTTCGTACTCTGTTCCAAAGCCCCCTTTGTCTCCTCGTTTGCGGCCCAAGATGCGACGCCCCAATGTTCCCAag AAACGCAAGACCTCTCACGACCACGGTCAGCTTGATAATGGCGGCCATTCAAATTATGTCTTCACCTCGAAGCCTACCGCTGTTTTTACCCCAACTGGTGGCCGATCGCATACATTGACTGTCGCTATCCCAGGCAGCATCGTGGCCAA TGCTCATTCTGTGGAGCAAAAGACTCTCTTGGCTGGTATCATCGCACGTGCCCTCGCCGTCTTTTGTGTTGATGAGGTAGTGGTGtttgatgacgatgagaatAGTCCGCGCGATACGTACCACGGCCAAGGTAATTATCACGAGTTCCCTATAGACAAAACGAGTGGTGCGCTCAACGGTAACGACTCCTCTGCCAAACGGTATACCGCATACTCGGACCCATCGAACTTCCTGGCGCATATACTTTCGTACCTCGAGACTCCACCATATCTTCGTAAACATCTCTTTCCGATGCATCCAAATCTCCGTGGAGCTGGTTTACTACCCAGCCTCGATATGCCGCACCATCTTCGCGCCAACGAATGGTGTGAATACCGTGAAGGAATTGTCGTGTCTAGTTCCGATGGTGGCGGGCAGAGGAGGCATAGTACACAGATGAGCAACTATCATAATAACCGTCGTCATTCACCCAGTAGCCCTACTAATTTTAGTGCTACCGTGATTGATACCGGTCTTCCTAAAAAGGTCGTCCTCCCCGACATCCAGCTGCCCGAATATGCCCGCGTAACCGTCCGGTTCCCCGACTATGGTCGCGAGCACTATGCGCAGCCCGTACATCCTTCTACTCCTCGTTCTGAAGCCGGGTACTATTGGGGCTACTATGTGCGTCGCTGCCGATCTTTGTCGTCTGTATTCACCGAATGCCCATTCGATGGCGGTTATGACCTCTCCTTTGGAACGTCCGAGCGAGGCGCCCCAGTCTATTCGGTTCTAGAGGAAGATCGACAAGAGCATGATAATTATGATCGACGGAAAATCCCGCCGGACTACAAGCACCTCCTTATTGTGTTCGGTGGTGTAGCAGGGATTGAAGCAGTAGTTCACAACGACCCTCAACTCTGCGACATGGATATTCGCGCGACCGAAGCTGGGAAGCTTTTCGATTACTGGgtcaaccttcttcctggccaAGGGAGTAGAACAATCCGCACCGAAGAGGCTGTTTGGCTGGGACTGACGAGTCTCTGGGGCTTAGTGGAAGGTACCCATCGGCCGAGACCATCGTATAAATCGAGCAATTTCTAA
- a CDS encoding uncharacterized protein (predicted protein): protein MNATYHHSITVINRTNNVWSLLHHVVKTANLPVQWTGSGKVWRQPLYALDDNSLTVPYHLSPPLWVRINRLIENIYIFFGLYFVSLFSLDPYTAAQNSQFNINRSQNHPNTRARWGGSGGSGSGGGGGGGGGPGGFGPRRIGRVDDIRGPECKSCR, encoded by the exons ATGAATGCCACTTACCACCACTCTATTACCGTCATTAACAGAACCAACAACGTCTGGTCGCTACTGCATCATGTCGTCAAAACCGCAAACTTACCTGTCCAATGGACAGGTTCTGGGAAGGTATGGAGACAGCCACTTTACGCCTTGGATGACAACTCACTGACTGTGCCTTATCATCTCAGTCCGCCCCTCTGGGTTCGCATCAACCGCCTTATCGAGAACATCTATATTTTCTTCGGCCTCTACTTCGTGAGCCTTTTCTCG CTTGATCCATACACGGCCGCGCAGAACTCGCAATTCAATATCAATCGTTCCCAAAATCATCCGAATACTAGGGCTCGCTGGGGAGGCAGTGGTGGATCCGGCTCcggaggcggcggcggcggcggcggcggaccCGGTGGATTTGGACCTAGGAGAATTGGGCGCGTGGATGATATTCGAGGGCCAGAATGCAAGAGTTGCCGCTAA
- a CDS encoding putative siroheme synthase (uroporphyrin III methyltransferase), whose protein sequence is MKDASCDNGSPAPLLTAVYAESQVHLIIGGNPLAAARCAKSLEAGAKPVIIAPDTGDLHFSLSERIENGSVQWVRREFQDDDLKTLGREEVDHVVDTVFVTLGGNHPLSAHISKLCRRLRIPVNVSDAPELCTFSLLSTYSDGPLHIGITTSGRGCKLASRLRREISSSLPSNLGTAIDRLGAVRRRLWAEDYAAGLCTAPLEGDEDDITGQSHTFNKLVTEDDISAAKTRRIRWLSQICEYWPLQKLAAISDADIDAILQAYSSGKNSLDSTNGLGHLEKKGKIVLAGSGPGHPDMLTRATYNAIQNADIILADKLVPEPVLKLIPRRTEVHIARKFPGNADQAQEEFLQMGLDSLRRGRYVLRLKQGDPYLYGRGGEEFEFFRGEGYTPVVLPGITSALSASLFAEIPATHRGVSDQVLICTGTGRKGAAPEPPTYVPTQTVVFLMALHRLSALVESLTTPPQEGSRPRTPWPKDTPCAIIERASCTDQRVIRSTLENVCLAFEAEGSRPPGLLVVGASCHILHPRKDEKWTVEEGFRGLDDLRGEIVPENDQKHD, encoded by the exons ATGAAAGACGCATCGTGTGATAACGGATCTCCAGCACCATTGCTGACGGCGGTCTATGCTGAATCCCAGGTCCATTTGATTATCGGTGGAAACCCTCTTGCTGCAGCTCGTTGTGCGAAATCCCTAGAAGCCGGCGCAAAGCCAGTCATCATTGCGCCAGACACTGGAGACTTGCATTTCAGCTTATCTGAGCGTATTGAGAATGGTTCTGTACAATGGGTACGCAGAGAGTTccaagatgatgatctgAAGACTCTGGGCCGGGAAGAGGTCGACCATGTCGTTGACACGGTTTTTGTAACCCTTGGTGGGAATCATCCGTTGA GTGCACACATCTCGAAGCTTTGTCGGCGGCTTAGGATTCCTGTCAATGTCTCTGACGCCCCGGAACTGTGTACTTTTAGCTTGCTGTCCACGTACTCAGATGGCCCTCTTCATATTGGGATTACGACATCGGGGCGTGGTTGCAAGCTTGCGTCTCGGTTAAGGAGAgaaatctcttcttctctcccttccaaTCTTGGAACCGCTATAGACAGACTGGGAGCCGTAAGAAGGCGCCTCTGGGCGGAGGACTATGCCGCAGGTCTGTGCACTGCACCCCTCGAaggagacgaggatgatatcaCCGGTCAAAGTCATACGTTCAACAAGTTAGTGACAGAGGATGACATCTCTGCCGCAAAGACACGGCGGATCCGCTGGCTCTCCCAAATATGCGAATACTGGCCTCTCCAAAAACTCGCTGCTATTAGTGATGCTGATATcgatgccattcttcaagCATACTCGTCTGGTAAAAATAGCTTGGATAGCACCAATGGGCTGGGTCacctagaaaagaaagggaaaattgTTTTGGCAGGTTCGGGCCCTGGACATCCGGACATGCTCACGCGAGCAACCTACAATGCAATTCAGAATGCAGACATCATTCTCGCAGATAAACTGGTTCCAGAACCTGTTTTGAAACTAATTCCACGGAGAACAGAAGTTCATATTGCACGGAAGTTCCCTGGGAATGCGGATCAAGCGCAAGAGGAATTTCTGCAAATGGGGCTGGACTCACTGCGTCGAGGACGGTATGTTCTTCGGCTAAAGCAAGGAGACCCGTATTTGTACGGAAGAGGGGGTGAGGAGTTTGAATTCTTCCGAGGTGAAGGTTATACTCCAGTTGTCTTGCCCGGAATCACTAGCGCTCTGAGCGCTTCATTGTTCGCAGAGATACCAGCGACTCATCGAGGCGTGTCTGACCAGGTCCTGATCTGCACTGGGACAGGAAGAAAGGGAGCAGCTCCCGAGCCTCCCACCTACGTTCCCACTCAAACAGTAGTCTTTTTGATGGCATTACACCGACTATCGGCGCTGGTAGAATCGTTGACTACACCACCCCAGGAAGGTTCGCGCCCACGAACTCCTTGGCCCAAGGATACTCCCTGCGCGATTATTGAGCGGGCTTCCTGCACTGATCAGCGAGTGATCCGTTCTACTCTAGAAAATGTGTGCCTTGCATTTGAAGCTGAAGGCTCACGCCCACCTGGCTTGTTAGTCGTTGGGGCTAGCTGCCACATCTTACATCCTCGCAAGGACGAGAAGTGgactgttgaagaaggttTCCGTGGTTTGGACGACCTACGGGGTGAGATAGTTCCAGAGAACGACCAGAAACATGATTAA